From a region of the Paralichthys olivaceus isolate ysfri-2021 chromosome 4, ASM2471397v2, whole genome shotgun sequence genome:
- the LOC109633867 gene encoding carnitine O-acetyltransferase, with amino-acid sequence MWAVLVRAGFRSGVVKPCRLLRSVTQVPERSLVHQENLPKLPVPPLKQTCEHYLASLEPIVSQEELEHTQELVAEFLKGGVGERLQKGLERRARKTENWLSEWWMQSAYLDCRMPVAVYTSPGVVLPRMRFHDRQGQMRFAARLITGVLDFKKMIDTDTLPVEYLSGKPLCMDQYYQILSSCRVPGPKRDTVVNHTIGKTPPTHITVVHNFQFFVLDVYNSDGTTLTVDQIYMQLEKIWNSSLQTNKEPIGILTSQHRNTWGKAYNNLIKDKTNKESVRAIQKSIFTVCLDAPMPRVSDELYQSRVAAQMLHGGGARWNSGNRWFDKTLQFIVGEDGTCGLVYEHAPAEGPPIVFLVDYVVKYMQKTEIVRSPMVPLQMPQKLRFNITPEVKRDIEKAKQNMNIMVHDLDVKVLMFSHFGKNVPKQHKLSPDAFVQMALQLAYFRMYNTCCSTYESASLRMFKYGRTDAIRSTTVESFKFVQAMQEPAKQNTETLELLRKAVQTHKDNTYKAIHGQATDRHLLGLKIQGIEDLTSMPEIFMDTSFAVAQHYNLSTSQVGSKTDCVMCFGPVVPDGYGVCYNPMDEHINIAITAFNSCEETNAAKFAQAVEEALLDMRALLEDTAKTEQ; translated from the exons ATGTGGGCCGTGCTAGTCCGAGCCGGG TTCCGGTCAGGTGTGGTGAAGCCGTGTCGCCTGCTCAGATCGGTGACACAGGTCCCAGAAAGGTCCCTGGTGCACCAGGAGAATTTGCCCAAACTGCCCGTGCCGCCCTTGAAGCAGACATGCGAGCACTACCTGGCCTCTCTGGAGCCCATTGTCagccaggaggagctggaacaCACCCAGGAGCTGGTGGCGGAGTTCCTAAAGGGTGGTGTGGGAGAAAGGCTGCAGAAAGGCCTGGAGCGACGGGCACGCAAGACAGAAAACTGG CTCTCAGAATGGTGGATGCAGTCGGCCTATCTGGACTGCCGTATGCCGGTGGCGGTCTACACCAGCCCCGGGGTTGTCCTGCCACGAATGCGCTTCCATGATCGCCAAGGACAGATGAG ATTTGCTGCCAGACTGATCACAGGAGTTCTggactttaaaaaaatgattgacAC TGACACCCTGCCTGTGGAGTACCTGAGTGGCAAGCCGCTGTGCATGGATCAGTACTACCAGATATTGTCCTCCTGTCGTGTCCCCGGCCCAAAGAGAGACACTGTTGTAAACCACACCATCGGGAAAACACCTCCCACTCACATCACTGTGGTCCACAACTTCCAG TTCTTTGTCTTGGACGTTTACAACAGCGATGGCACGACACTGACAGTAGACCAGATCTACATGCAGCTGGAGAAGATCTGGAACTCGtctttgcaaacaaacaaagagccGATTGGCATCCTTACATCACAGCACCGCAACACCTGGGGAAAAGCCTACAACAACCTGATCAAGG ATAAGACGAATAAGGAGTCAGTGCGTGCCATCCAGAAAAGTATCTTCACCGTTTGCTTGGACGCCCCAATGCCGCGCGTATCAGATGAGCTGTATCAGAGCCGTGTGGCGGCGCAGATGCTACATGGAGGAGGAGCTCGATGGAACAGCGGCAACCGCTGGTTTGATAAAACATTGCAG TTCATAGTTGGTGAAGACGGTACGTGTGGACTGGTGTACGAACATGCACCCGCTGAGGGTCCACCCATCGTGTTCCTCGTGGACTACGTTGTTAAATACAT GCAGAAGACTGAAATTGTCCGCTCCCCCATGGTTCCCCTGCAGATGCCTCAGAAGCTGCGTTTTAACATCACACCTGAAGTCAAGAGAGACATTGAGAAAGCCAAACAAAATATGAACAT AATGGTGCACGACTTAGATGTGAAGGTGcttatgttttctcattttggaAAAAATGTGCCAAAGCAACATAAGCTGAGTCCAGATGCTTTTGTGCAAATGGCTCTTCAGCTTGCCTACTTCAG GATGTATAATACCTGCTGCTCCACATATGAGAGTGCATCGCTACGAATGTTTAAATATGGCCGAACGGATGCCATCCGTTCAACCACTGTTGAGTCGTTTAAATTTGTCCAGGCAATGCAAGAACCAGCTAAACAG AACACAGAGACGCTGGAGCTGCTGCGGAAGGCTGTTCAGACACACAAGGACAACACGTACAAA GCGATTCATGGAcaagccacagacagacacctCCTTGGGCTGAAGATCCAGGGTATCGAAGACCTGACCTCCATGCCTGAGATATTCATGGACACATCTTTTGCTGTGGCTCAGCATTATAATCTCTCCACCAGCCAG GTTGGCTCCAAGACAGACTGCGTGATGTGCTTTGGTCCAGTGGTGCCAGATGGCTATGGAGTGTGTTACAATCCCATGGATGAGCACATCAACATCGCCATCACAGCCTTCAACAGCTGTGAGGAGACAAACGCTGCCAAGTTTGCCCAGGCTGTAGAGGAGGCTCTTTTGGACATGAGGGCACTGCTGGAAGACACGGCGAAAACCGAGCAGTGA
- the LOC109633676 gene encoding immediate early response gene 5-like protein — protein sequence MECAFDAQNLISISLRKIQSSRTQRGGIKLHKNLLVTYVLRNARQFYMSKNLSQTQRTHHYEDVAAVRDRQEYLELTGSFTELADDFYCNFTGVESDTWHCGAHQPGGQPAEVAHQDASACAMVPPNDSELMVSEACWSCADKSSWDLPVPNTQANQKTVLDLDTHVVTTVTNGYFHSDCCAQPKQPQGAHCYTKKRKMDTSYHIVDPEFYLPDFGPVPCKRMRTDDDSYSDSDSTNISNLISVLGSGGLSDFVSWQQTDLEQIFAAQTICIKHTLLTGSGWTRAIEAF from the coding sequence ATGGAGTGTGCATTTGACGCACAGAATCTGATCTCCATTTCACTGAGGAAAATCCAAAGCTCCAGGACGCAGAGAGGAGGCATCAAGCTCCACAAGAACTTGCTGGTAACCTACGTTCTGAGAAACGCCAGGCAGTTTTACATGAGCAAAAACTTGTCGCAGACGCAGAGGACGCATCACTATGAGGACGTGGCCGCAGTCCGTGACAGGCAAGAATACCTCGAATTGACCGGGAGCTTTACGGAGTTGGCCGATGACTTCTACTGCAACTTTACTGGGGTTGAGTCGGACACTTGGCACTGCGGAGCGCACCAGCCCGGCGGCCAGCCTGCAGAGGTGGCGCACCAAGACGCATCAGCGTGCGCAATGGTTCCACCGAATGACTCTGAGCTCATGGTTTCTGAAGCCTGTTGGAGTTGCGCGGACAAATCATCCTGGGACTTACCTGTCCCCAACACACAGGCCAACCAGAAGACTGTGCTGGACCTGGACACGCATGTGGTGACTACTGTCACGAATGGATACTTCCACTCAGACTGTTGCGCGCAGCCAAAACAGCCGCAGGGCGCGCACTGCTACACCAAGAAGCGAAAGATGGACACAAGTTATCATATTGTTGATCCAGAGTTTTATTTACCCGACTTTGGGCCGGTGCCATGTAAGAGGATGAGGACTGACGATGACTCTTATTCAGACTCGGACAGCACGAACATCTCCAACCTGATCTCAGTGCTGGGCTCAGGTGGACTCTCTGACTTTGTGAGTTGGCAGCAGACGGACCTTGAGCAAATATTCGCCGCGCAAACAATctgtataaaacacacactgttgacaGGCAGCGGCTGGACCAGAGCAATCGAGGCGTTTTGA